From Ascochyta rabiei chromosome 16, complete sequence, the proteins below share one genomic window:
- a CDS encoding Type 2A phosphatase-associated protein 42, producing MASEDQSIRGLFAKAERARQELSAAYEPNSPTYQENLTNTIATYIQCLKKAEDFSLFSPNETLEDITSSDIQYMAINYHLAELIQKVFTPEVSARKEHLIQARARYERFLKLLDSYDMLGKGDVKLFESYNEDKQNFSTVSTKDAAARRDVKIARFREEKELKRKLEYLQQNPKLAEQDDQVVRDLNLTNIAFMVHQTFQSLESLAQELHIISLAPPALPSGQHARPQDGREDGRDKDGYSERLDGQVGGLRYSGPILSSDGKPMRPFTLLDTRQTLKKNVFRPDHSLPTMTIDEYLEEEKRRGGIIEGGGPQSEVRPEPNEDDFDAADAETMKARAWDEYVEENPKGSGNTINRG from the exons ATGGCTAGCGAGGACCAAAGTATTCGCGGATTATTCGCGAAGGCCGAGCGCGCACGGCAGGAGCTGAGCGCCGCATACGAGCCGAATAGTCCTACATACCAAGAAAATCTCACCAACACCATTGCCACGTACATTCAATGTCTGAAGAAGGCCGAGGATTTCTCGTTATTCAGCCCTAACGAGACCCTTGAAGATATAACCTCGTCTGACATCCA ATACATGGCCATCAACTACCATCTGGCCGAACTCATCCAGAAGGTCTTCACCCCTGAGGTTTCAGCAAGAAAGGAGCATCTCATACAGGCAAGAGCACGATACGAGCGTTTCTTGAAGCTGCTTGATTCATACGACATGCTTGGCAAAGGCGACGTTAAACTCTTCGAGTCGTACAATGAAGACAAGCAGAATTTCTCCACAGTCAGCACAAAAGACGCTGCTGCAAGGAGAGATGTGAAGATTGCGAGGTTcagggaagagaaggaattGAAGCGGAAGCTCGAG TACTTGCAACAAAACCCGAAGCTTGCAGAGCAGGACGACCAAGTTGTTCGAGACCTGAACTTGACCAACATTGCGTTTATGGTGCACCAGACATTCCAGTCGCTCGAGTCACTCGCTCAAGAGCTACACATCATCTCATTAGCACCACCTGCACTTCCATCGGGGCAGCATGCACGTCCACAAGACGGTCGTGAGGATGGAAGAGATAAGGATGGCTACTCAGAGCGTCTTGATGGTCAGGTCGGAGGCCTCCGCTATTCCGGGCCCATTCTTAGCAGCGACGGAAAACCCATGCGGCCTTTCACACTTCTGGACACCCGCCAGACTTTGAAGAAGAACGTGTTCCGACCTGATCACAGCTTGCCTACTATGACGATAGACGAATATCTTGAGGAGGAGAAGCGTCGCGGAGGCATCATCGAGGGTGGAGGCCCGCAGTCAGAAGTCCGACCTGAGCCTAACGAGGACGACTTCGACGCAGCTGATGCCGAGACAATGAAGGCACGCGCGTGGGACGAGTACGTCGAGGAGAATCCTAAGGGCTCCGGCAACACAATCAACAGAGGCTAG